A genomic window from Leucoraja erinacea ecotype New England unplaced genomic scaffold, Leri_hhj_1 Leri_1393S, whole genome shotgun sequence includes:
- the LOC129715775 gene encoding zinc finger protein 664-like yields the protein MAGYNKEKRYKCEVCGKAWQYPSYLEIHRRVHTGERPFDCSECGKNFASYNKLLQHNRVHSGKRPFACSDCGKDFKTAHHLKMHRQVHTGEKPYGCSACGKSFARMSGLREHRRVHSSERPFTCTDCGKGFKSAPGLKVHRRVHTGERPYTCSDCGKDFSRSSNLLKHKRIHTGERPYTCVQCGKDFTQSHHLLEHQRTHTGERPYTCAQCGKSFTHDTGLLSHQRIHTGERPYTCNDCGKSFARSASLLEHQRTHTGERPYTCVQCGKSFNCSNNLLSHQRIHTGERPYTCSQCGKGFTQSSTLLVHQRIHTGERPFTCAQCGKGFICSSGLRSHQRVHTGDRPFPSSMCGEGFAMASHALSHQHVLTSGPPYDCPYCGESFDSSRGLRQHQRTHAGEQLLPLREALQESTGAVGAPADTHQRDTLCVR from the coding sequence ATGGCGGGgtacaacaaggagaagcgttataaGTGTGAAGTGTGTGGCAAGGCTTGGCAGTACCCGAGCTAtctggagatccaccggcgggttcacacaggagaacgccccttcgactgctcggaGTGCGGCAAGAACTTCGCCAGCTACAACAAACTGCTGCAGCACAACCGCGTGCACTCCGGGAAGAGGCCCTTCGCCTGCTCGGACTGTGGCAAAGACTTCAAGACGGCGCACCACCTGAAGATGCACCGgcaggtgcacacgggcgagaagccctatggctgctccgcctgcggcaagagctttgcccggatgtcggggctgcgggagcacaggcgggtgcacagcagtgagcggcccttcacctgcactgactgcggcaaaggcttcaagtcggcaccgggcctgaaggtgcacaggcgtgtacacaccggggagcggccctacacctgcagcgactgcggcaaggactTCTCCCGCTCCAGCAATCTGCTGAAGCACAAGCgcatccacaccggcgagcgtccctacacctgtgtCCAGTGCGGCAAGGACTTCACCCAGTCACATcatctgctggagcaccagcgcacccacaccggcgagcgcccctacacctgcgcccagtgcggcaagagcttcacccatgATACcgggctgctgtcccaccagcgcatccacaccggggagcggccctacacctgcaacgACTGTGGCAAGAGCTTCGCCCGTTCCGccagcctgctggagcaccagcgtacccacaccggcgagcgtccctacacctgtgtccagtgcggcaagagcttcaactGCTCCAATAACCTGCTGTcgcaccagcgcatccacaccggcgagcgcccctacacctgcagccagtgcggcaagggctttacCCAGTCCAGCACCCTGCTTgtgcaccagcgcatccacactggcgagcgccccttcacctgcgcccagtgcggcaagggcttcatctgCTCCTCTGGGCTGCgctcccaccagcgggtgcacaccgGCGACCGTCCCTTCCCCAGCTCAATGTGTGGAGAGggctttgccatggcctcccacgccctgtctcaccagcacgtgCTCACCAGTGGCccgccctacgactgcccgtactgtggtgagtcgtttgacagctcgcgggggttgcggcagcaccagcGGACGcacgccggcgagcagctgctcccactgcggGAAGCGTTACAAGAGAGCACGGGGGCTgtgggagcaccagcggatacacaccagagagataccctttgtgtgcgctga
- the LOC129715774 gene encoding uncharacterized protein LOC129715774, translated as MTLVVGLISDNDEKAYREEVAGLALWCQDNSLLLNIKKTKELIMDFRRAHHPRTYTPLRINGDPVDRVNCFKYLGVHISEDMTWASHASALVSKVRQRLYHLRQLRKFRVSLRILQCFYAAAVESILSGNITIWFGNCSAKDKKALQRVVRSAERTMGTSLAPLQELYIRRCNSRANNIMRDPFHPCNGLFQLLRSGKRLRCHAVRTDRLRRSFFPEGIRTVNAYLTRD; from the coding sequence atgacactggtggtgggcctgatctcagacaacgacgaaaaggcctaccgggaggaggtggctggtctagcactctggtgccaggataacagcctcctcttgaacatcaaaaaaacgaaggagctgatcatggactttaggagggcacatcatccgaggacgtacactccattgaggataaatggggatcctgtggatagggtgaactgttttaaatatctgggagtccacatctccgaggatatgacatgggcatcacacgcttcagcactcgtgagtaaggtaaggcagcgcctttaccacctcaggcaattgaggaaattcagagtgtctctgaggatcctccagtgcttctacgcagcggcggtggaaagcatcttgtccgggaacattaccatctggtttgggaattgctctgccaaggacaagaaggctctgcagagagtagtgcgttcggccgaacgcactatgggaacttcacttgcccccctgcaggaactatacatcaggaggtgcaactccagagccaacaatatcatgagagaccccttccacccctgcaatggactgttccagctgctacggtcaggcaaacgcctccgttgccatgcggtgagaactgataggttgagaaggagtttcttcccagagggcattcggactgtaaacgcctatctcaccagggactaa